A single region of the Paenibacillus sp. genome encodes:
- a CDS encoding DUF3055 domain-containing protein: MSNEFDFLSDSTEQTSTRYVTMVTPKLNRFDLAITTTNRFYGKKLVIDMQSGISAIIGPDDLEEEGYLEHRFRLNEEQAEELYQFLSEVIGPISYPE, encoded by the coding sequence ATGTCGAACGAGTTCGATTTTTTGTCGGACAGCACGGAGCAAACGAGCACGAGGTACGTCACGATGGTGACGCCGAAGCTGAACCGATTCGATTTGGCGATTACGACGACCAACCGGTTTTACGGCAAAAAGCTGGTCATCGACATGCAAAGCGGCATTTCCGCCATTATCGGTCCCGACGACCTGGAGGAAGAGGGCTACCTCGAGCATCGCTTCCGTCTGAACGAAGAGCAGGCGGAGGAGCTGTATCAATTTCTCTCCGAAGTGATCGGTCCGATATCGTACCCGGAATGA
- a CDS encoding HRDC domain-containing protein, which yields MNWVFMNSLQKRTEDDRVVQAQVTIGEDAGVWHVYWNEPGADGEPTETCWFEGAGWNEMLTAFRGQLLLKMADGYAPLLDNVVGDVQSMTGRSEWVQKLQYYGDAFKNEAVYESLREWRRKQASKDGKAPYMIATNRLLAMLSAFLPKTEDELVQIPGFGPFKAKLYGKELLAITGAAPRETTFPLDWVPDRIDYAQYKLWLHQQQEAYLEREKLRKAQRSAVLEAAAGGGSLESLAESASLPRREAVALMEELEKEGYDVDAIIAAETKELPPEQQARVMALFSQAGDRYLKPILQMLNEEELWKDVQPDRAYEWLRLLRIRYRRGKSASSAKAG from the coding sequence ATGAATTGGGTGTTCATGAACAGCTTGCAGAAGCGGACGGAGGACGATCGGGTGGTGCAGGCGCAGGTGACGATCGGCGAGGACGCGGGCGTGTGGCATGTGTATTGGAACGAGCCCGGCGCGGACGGCGAGCCGACGGAGACGTGCTGGTTCGAGGGGGCGGGGTGGAACGAGATGCTCACGGCGTTCCGCGGGCAGCTGCTCCTCAAGATGGCGGACGGATACGCGCCGCTGCTCGACAACGTCGTCGGCGACGTCCAGTCGATGACGGGCCGGTCGGAGTGGGTGCAGAAGCTCCAATATTACGGCGATGCCTTCAAGAACGAGGCGGTGTACGAGTCGCTGCGGGAGTGGCGCCGTAAGCAGGCGAGCAAGGACGGCAAAGCGCCGTATATGATCGCGACGAACCGGCTGCTCGCGATGCTGAGCGCGTTCCTGCCGAAGACGGAGGACGAGCTCGTGCAAATTCCGGGCTTCGGCCCCTTCAAGGCGAAGCTGTACGGCAAGGAGCTGCTGGCGATCACGGGCGCGGCGCCGCGGGAGACGACGTTCCCCCTCGATTGGGTGCCCGACCGGATCGACTACGCGCAGTACAAGCTTTGGCTGCATCAACAGCAGGAGGCGTACCTCGAGCGCGAGAAGCTGCGGAAGGCGCAGCGAAGCGCGGTGCTGGAGGCGGCGGCCGGCGGGGGCAGCTTGGAGTCGCTCGCCGAGAGCGCGTCGCTGCCGCGTCGGGAGGCGGTGGCGCTCATGGAGGAGCTCGAGAAGGAAGGCTACGACGTCGACGCGATCATCGCCGCGGAGACGAAGGAGCTGCCGCCGGAGCAGCAGGCGCGCGTGATGGCGCTGTTCTCGCAGGCGGGCGACCGGTATTTGAAGCCGATCCTGCAGATGCTGAACGAAGAGGAGCTGTGGAAGGACGTGCAGCCCGACCGCGCTTACGAGTGGCTGCGGCTGCTGCGCATCCGTTACCGGCGCGGGAAGAGCGCGTCCTCCGCGAAGGCGGGCTGA
- a CDS encoding glycoside hydrolase family 2 TIM barrel-domain containing protein — translation MPNAEKAAPDWRDPRVLERNVEPPRANWIPYEDEAAARAGVRERSKYVLMLNGEWSFRYGGHPEDVPDAFADPGYDVSDWATIPVPSNWQLHGYGIPHYSSCPYPFLLDPPNVPSNNPTGSYRTTFETPASWAGRDLRLVFEGVDSAFHVWVNGRLVGYSQGSHYTSEFDISAYVREGVNVLAAKVYQWSDGTYLESQDKWRMSGIFRDVYVMAQPKTTIRDVAVRTSFPRGYDEAALSVRLRLASPPEARGSEARVRIRLEDGAGRELFVRTESTTLTQDGEHGDTARVWEQTVTAPRLWTAETPNMYTLLISLLDGEGRELEVKRVGVGFRDLRTENGRFLVNDRPITIKGVNRNEFDPRLGYVTTPESMKRDIELMKRHNINAVRLSHYPNDSRWLELCDRYGLYVIDEADLETHGFHFAEDESFLSKHPDWEEAYVQRARRMVERDKNHPSIILWSLGNESGYGANHDAMAAWVREADPTRPIHYERAYDAPIVDVVSRMYPSVETIVEEGRKDDPRPFLMCEFAHAMGNAVGNLKEYWDAIYEHPRLMGGLIWEWSDLAIERIGEDGAAAYAYGGDFGEEPHSGNFCLDGLLFPDRGVKAGILEYKKVIEPVKVEAFDPAHGRLTLRNRYDFVTLSHLRGAWTVYRDGVPVESGTLPELRTPPGEAETATVPFRAADAREPGEYWLHVSFALKEDAVWAGRGHEIAWADLAITAVEAPTPRPARHSPLAVLEGERQVEVLGKGFRLAFDLREGVLRSWEAHGAQLLTEGPKINLWRAPIDNDVHLKKEWKKAGYDRIVRQPQSVAIDADAAADGSFRIVFRELLGARGLPPLFRSETAYRVHGSGDIEVEAEIVPCRAELPPLPRFGVEWRMSAAFDRFRWFGRGPHECYPDRKESGKLGLYEGTVQEQFVPYIRPQENGNKADVRRASLTDGDGVGIRLDGAPTFDMSVHHYSAEELARATHVHKLTRLDETIVKIDLRQSGIGNHSCGYAPTLEKYLIRPDAPLRLAFRMRAVSPGQPEHPV, via the coding sequence TTGCCGAACGCAGAGAAGGCGGCGCCGGATTGGCGAGATCCGCGCGTGTTGGAGCGGAACGTCGAGCCGCCGCGGGCGAATTGGATTCCGTACGAGGACGAAGCCGCGGCGCGGGCGGGCGTGCGAGAACGGTCGAAATATGTGCTTATGCTGAACGGGGAGTGGTCGTTCCGCTACGGCGGCCATCCGGAAGACGTTCCCGACGCGTTCGCCGATCCCGGCTACGACGTATCGGATTGGGCGACGATCCCGGTGCCGTCCAACTGGCAGCTGCACGGGTACGGGATTCCGCACTACAGCAGCTGCCCGTATCCGTTCCTGCTCGACCCGCCGAACGTGCCGTCGAACAATCCGACCGGCTCGTACCGGACGACGTTCGAGACGCCGGCGTCGTGGGCGGGCCGCGATCTGCGGCTCGTCTTCGAGGGCGTCGATTCGGCGTTCCACGTGTGGGTGAACGGCCGGCTCGTCGGGTACAGCCAAGGCAGCCATTATACGAGCGAATTCGATATTTCCGCGTACGTGCGCGAGGGTGTCAACGTGCTGGCGGCGAAGGTGTACCAATGGTCAGACGGCACGTACTTGGAGAGCCAAGACAAATGGCGGATGAGCGGCATTTTCCGGGATGTGTACGTGATGGCTCAGCCGAAGACGACGATTCGGGACGTCGCCGTCCGGACGTCGTTCCCGCGCGGATACGACGAAGCGGCGCTCTCCGTCCGGCTTCGACTCGCGTCGCCGCCGGAGGCGCGCGGCAGCGAGGCGCGCGTGCGCATTCGGCTGGAAGACGGTGCGGGAAGGGAGCTGTTTGTCCGAACGGAATCTACAACGCTTACGCAAGACGGCGAGCATGGCGATACGGCGCGGGTCTGGGAACAGACGGTGACGGCGCCGCGGCTGTGGACGGCCGAGACGCCGAATATGTACACGCTCTTGATTTCCTTGCTCGACGGCGAAGGCCGCGAGCTCGAGGTCAAGCGTGTCGGCGTCGGGTTCCGGGACCTTCGAACGGAGAACGGCCGGTTTCTGGTCAACGACCGTCCGATCACGATCAAGGGCGTGAACCGCAACGAGTTCGATCCGCGCCTCGGGTACGTGACGACGCCGGAGTCCATGAAGCGGGACATCGAGCTGATGAAGCGGCACAACATCAACGCGGTTCGGCTGTCGCATTACCCGAACGACTCCCGCTGGCTGGAGCTGTGCGACCGGTACGGGCTGTACGTCATCGACGAGGCCGATTTGGAAACGCACGGCTTCCACTTCGCGGAGGACGAAAGCTTCCTCTCGAAGCATCCCGACTGGGAGGAGGCGTACGTGCAGCGCGCCCGCCGCATGGTGGAGCGGGACAAGAACCACCCCAGCATCATCCTGTGGTCGCTCGGGAACGAGTCCGGCTACGGCGCCAATCACGACGCCATGGCCGCCTGGGTTCGGGAGGCCGATCCGACGCGTCCCATCCATTACGAGCGCGCCTACGACGCGCCGATCGTCGACGTCGTCAGCCGCATGTACCCTTCGGTAGAGACGATCGTCGAGGAAGGGCGGAAGGACGATCCGCGCCCGTTCCTCATGTGCGAGTTCGCGCACGCGATGGGGAACGCCGTCGGCAATCTGAAGGAGTATTGGGACGCGATTTACGAGCACCCCCGCCTGATGGGCGGACTGATTTGGGAATGGTCGGACCTGGCGATCGAGCGGATCGGCGAAGACGGCGCCGCGGCGTACGCGTACGGCGGCGACTTCGGGGAAGAGCCGCACAGCGGGAATTTCTGTCTCGACGGCCTGCTGTTCCCGGACCGCGGCGTCAAAGCCGGCATTCTCGAATATAAGAAGGTGATCGAGCCGGTGAAGGTCGAAGCGTTCGACCCGGCCCACGGGCGCTTGACGTTACGCAATCGTTACGACTTCGTCACGTTAAGTCATCTGCGCGGCGCATGGACCGTCTACCGGGACGGCGTTCCCGTCGAGAGCGGAACGCTCCCCGAGCTGCGCACGCCGCCCGGGGAAGCGGAAACGGCGACCGTCCCGTTCCGAGCCGCCGATGCGCGCGAGCCGGGAGAATATTGGCTGCACGTTTCGTTCGCGCTGAAGGAGGACGCGGTTTGGGCGGGGCGGGGGCACGAGATCGCTTGGGCCGATCTGGCGATCACCGCGGTCGAAGCGCCGACTCCGCGCCCCGCGCGGCATTCCCCGCTCGCCGTGCTTGAGGGAGAGAGGCAAGTCGAGGTGCTGGGCAAAGGGTTCCGCCTCGCGTTCGACCTGCGGGAAGGCGTCCTGCGAAGCTGGGAGGCGCACGGCGCGCAGCTGCTGACGGAGGGGCCGAAGATCAACCTGTGGCGGGCGCCGATCGACAACGACGTCCATCTGAAGAAGGAATGGAAGAAGGCGGGGTACGACCGGATCGTCCGGCAGCCGCAGAGCGTCGCGATCGACGCGGACGCCGCGGCGGACGGCTCGTTCCGCATCGTCTTCCGCGAATTGCTCGGCGCGCGGGGGCTGCCGCCGCTGTTCCGGAGCGAGACCGCGTATCGGGTGCACGGCTCCGGCGACATCGAGGTGGAAGCGGAAATCGTACCGTGCAGAGCCGAGTTGCCGCCGCTGCCGCGGTTCGGCGTCGAATGGCGCATGTCCGCCGCGTTCGACCGGTTCCGCTGGTTCGGCCGCGGCCCGCACGAGTGCTACCCGGACCGGAAGGAGAGCGGGAAGCTCGGGCTGTACGAAGGGACGGTGCAGGAGCAGTTCGTCCCGTATATTCGGCCGCAGGAGAACGGCAACAAAGCGGACGTCCGCCGCGCGTCGCTGACGGACGGAGACGGGGTCGGCATCCGGCTCGACGGCGCGCCGACGTTCGACATGAGCGTTCATCACTACAGCGCCGAGGAACTCGCCCGCGCGACGCACGTGCACAAGCTGACCCGGCTCGACGAGACGATCGTGAAGATCGACTTGCGCCAAAGCGGCATCGGCAATCACAGCTGCGGGTACGCTCCGACGCTGGAGAAATATTTGATTCGCCCGGACGCTCCGCTGCGGCTCGCGTTCCGGATGCGCGCCGTTTCGCCGGGGCAGCCGGAACATCCCGTCTAA
- a CDS encoding sensor histidine kinase: MIRSLAAGWTKLASVFSRIRMVLFLSYFLIILICIASVGAVSFYISNRQVSEQAEQANFQIGRQIELSMDNDFRNKRYLLLAPYYDQRYIDGINDYDEMAEQEKFLFRQQLGDLYLKSFNTTPIEGFIRFQIYADDGQLLNASDNRRPWTAEQVLGQEWYRKTVAKFGKVHFSGPIQDAGAPENAAYSSSILIRDFANPDDFIVVRVEYSNELFRRISRNNHVSERSLLMILNERNLPVYLSDPERAEAADPELLARIAQGTGKFWWGTGDAEALVFYTHSEYSGWKTVLVTPKSEITGPLERIKTATFLTAIAAFALTGLISLYFGRRIAKPILSLYKSVSRVKRGDFSERAPVFRNDEIGRIATNFNEMQSELQHLIESKYIHQIKLQEAELAMLYSQINPHFLYNTLDIVRAQADYYGVQDIGRMAQSLADMFRYNLRGGGDGMVTLRDELEQIDSYMNIQQIRFEDKLGYETDVEEELLGFPLIKMTLQPLVENAVFHGIERKRGRGVIRLTAKREGGAVRIAVADDGVGMPPERLEALREELYKPLYSDRGAGTGRRLLGLGLRNVYARYAIRLGERFSLTVESAPNEGTEVSLTLPEDARPSEQTLPAASRNIQH; this comes from the coding sequence ATGATACGCTCGCTCGCCGCGGGGTGGACCAAGCTCGCATCGGTGTTCTCCCGCATCCGCATGGTGCTCTTCCTCAGTTATTTCCTCATCATTTTGATATGCATCGCATCGGTCGGCGCCGTGTCGTTTTATATTTCCAATCGGCAGGTGTCCGAGCAGGCGGAACAGGCGAATTTTCAGATCGGACGGCAAATCGAGCTCAGCATGGACAACGATTTCCGAAACAAGCGATACCTGCTGCTTGCTCCGTATTACGATCAGCGCTACATCGACGGCATCAACGATTACGACGAAATGGCGGAGCAGGAGAAATTTTTGTTCCGTCAGCAGCTGGGCGATTTATATTTGAAAAGCTTCAACACGACGCCGATCGAAGGCTTCATTCGGTTTCAAATTTACGCGGACGACGGGCAGCTGCTGAACGCATCGGACAACCGCCGGCCGTGGACGGCCGAGCAGGTGCTGGGGCAGGAATGGTATCGGAAAACGGTGGCGAAATTCGGGAAGGTTCATTTCAGCGGACCGATTCAAGACGCAGGGGCGCCGGAGAACGCGGCGTACAGCTCGTCGATCCTTATTCGCGATTTCGCCAATCCGGACGACTTCATCGTCGTCCGCGTGGAATACAGCAACGAGCTGTTTCGACGCATCAGCCGCAACAATCACGTGTCCGAGCGAAGCTTGCTCATGATTTTGAACGAACGCAACCTTCCGGTGTACTTGTCCGATCCGGAGCGGGCGGAAGCCGCGGATCCGGAGCTTCTGGCGCGTATCGCGCAGGGGACCGGCAAGTTCTGGTGGGGAACGGGGGACGCGGAGGCGCTAGTGTTCTATACGCACTCGGAGTATTCCGGTTGGAAAACGGTGCTCGTCACGCCGAAATCCGAAATTACCGGTCCGCTGGAGCGCATCAAGACGGCCACCTTCTTGACGGCGATCGCCGCGTTCGCGCTGACGGGTCTCATCTCCCTGTATTTCGGCCGCCGCATCGCGAAGCCGATTCTAAGTTTGTACAAATCGGTCAGCCGGGTGAAACGGGGAGATTTTTCGGAGCGGGCGCCCGTGTTTCGGAACGACGAAATCGGCCGCATCGCCACGAACTTCAATGAAATGCAGAGCGAGCTGCAGCACTTGATCGAATCGAAGTATATCCATCAAATCAAGCTGCAGGAAGCGGAGCTCGCGATGCTGTACTCGCAAATCAATCCTCATTTTCTGTACAACACGCTGGATATCGTTCGGGCGCAGGCCGATTATTACGGCGTGCAGGATATCGGGCGCATGGCCCAGTCGCTGGCGGACATGTTCCGATACAACCTGCGCGGCGGCGGGGACGGGATGGTCACGCTGCGGGACGAGCTGGAGCAAATCGATTCGTACATGAACATCCAGCAAATTCGTTTCGAAGACAAGCTGGGGTACGAGACGGACGTCGAGGAAGAACTGCTCGGCTTCCCCTTAATCAAGATGACGCTGCAGCCGCTCGTCGAGAACGCGGTGTTCCACGGCATCGAACGAAAGCGGGGCCGAGGCGTCATCCGGCTGACGGCGAAGCGGGAAGGCGGCGCGGTGCGAATCGCGGTCGCCGACGACGGGGTCGGCATGCCGCCCGAGCGGCTCGAAGCGCTCCGGGAGGAGCTGTACAAGCCGCTGTACTCGGATCGCGGCGCCGGGACGGGCAGGCGGCTGCTGGGCCTCGGGCTGCGGAACGTCTACGCCCGCTACGCCATTAGGCTCGGGGAACGATTCTCGCTGACGGTCGAAAGCGCGCCGAACGAGGGCACCGAGGTGTCGCTGACGCTCCCGGAGGACGCGCGGCCATCCGAGCAGACGCTGCCGGCGGCGAGTCGAAATATTCAACACTAG